The proteins below are encoded in one region of Brassica napus cultivar Da-Ae chromosome A6, Da-Ae, whole genome shotgun sequence:
- the LOC106351189 gene encoding uncharacterized protein LOC106351189 isoform X2, whose protein sequence is MLKQVVGKYSIGKAIYGSNRAYLRPFLFQTNCGFHNGQTVLAPRSFFGVEDYVDDDTSRPYTYQKEKKSKNPDKHVSFKQRTVAYMEPFTLDVFISKRFVSASITHRVTCKQVAVAGTNSKDVKAVLRSRCDIPACMSIGRILSERAKEADVYTASYTPRDQDKFEGKIRAVVQSLIDNGIDVKIYLD, encoded by the exons ATGTTGAAGCAAGTGGTTGGCAAGTACTCGATAGGTAAAGCAATTTATGGAAGTAACAGAGCATATCTTAGACCTTTCTTGTTCCAAACCAATTGTGGATTTCACAATGGGCAG ACTGTACTTGCTCCGAGAAGCTTCTTTGGCGTAGAAGACTACGTGGACGATGATACAAGCCGACCATACACATACCAAAAGGAGAAAAAATCGAAGAATCCAGACAAACACGTCTCCTTCAAGCAACGGACAGTGGCGTACATGGAGCCATTCACACTCGACGTCTTCATCTCAAAACGTTTTGTATCCGCATCTATCACGCACCGTGTCACGTGCAAGCAAGTCGCGGTTGCGGGGACAAACTCAAAAGACGTAAAAGCGGTGTTGAGGTCAAGATGCGATATCCCAGCGTGTATGTCCATAGGGAGGATCTTGTCCGAACGAGCGAAAGAGGCTGATGTGTACACGGCTTCTTATACGCCTCGAGACCAAGACAAGTTTGAAGGGAAGATCAGAGCTGTTGTTCAGTCCCTTATTGACAATGGAATCGATGTCAAAATTTACCTGGATTAG
- the LOC106346303 gene encoding probable histone H2AXa, with translation MSTGAGSGTTKGGRGKPKATKSVSRSSKAGLQFPVGRIARFLKAGKYAERVGAGAPVYLSAVLEYLAAEVLELAGNAARDNKKTRIVPRHIQLAVRNDEELSKLLGAVTIANGGVLPNIHSNLLPSKVGKNKGDIGSASQEF, from the exons ATGAGCACCGGCGCAGGAAGCGGCACGACCAAAGGCGGTAGAGGAAAGCCAAAGGCCACCAAGTCCGTCTCTCGTTCTTCAAAGGCCGGTCTTCAGTTCCCCGTCGGAAGAATCGCTAGATTCCTCAAGGCAGGCAAATACGCCGAGCGTGTCGGCGCCGGAGCTCCGGTCTATCTCTCCGCCGTTCTCGAGTACCTCGCCGCTGAG GTGTTGGAGCTTGCTGGAAACGCGGCGAGGGATAACAAGAAGACGCGTATTGTGCCGAGGCACATTCAGCTCGCGGTGAGGAACGATGAGGAGCTGAGTAAGCTTCTGGGAGCTGTGACGATTGCTAACGGTGGTGTTTTGCCCAACATTCATTCCAACCTTTTGCCTTCCAAGGTTGGGAAGAACAAGGGAGACATTGGATCTGCTTCTCAAGAGTTCTGA
- the LOC125610152 gene encoding sugar transporter ERD6-like 2 isoform X1 codes for MESASLLDKQEEARTTPSSFTHGVLLSTSVAVAGSFCYGCAMSYTSPAQSKIMEELGLSVADYSFFTSLMTLGGMITAAVSGKIAALIGRRRTMWISDVCCLFGWLAVAFAHDVMLLNIGRLFLGFGVGLISYVVPVYIAEITPKTFRGGFSFTNQLLQCLGISLMFFTGNFFRWRTLALLSAIPCAVQLIGLFFIPESPRWLAMYGRDQELEVTLTRLRGENFDVLEEAEEIRETVEISRRESQSGIKDLFHVRNAQPLIIGLGLMLMQQFSGSAAISAYAASIFDKAGFPINIGTTILAAVLVPQSIVVILTVDRWGRRPLLLLSSTGVCICSFLIGLSYYLQKPGEVQTICSVLLIVGIIGHVSFFCIGLGGLPWVIMSEIFPVNVKITAGSLVTVSSWFFSWVIIYSFNFMMQWSASGTYFTFSGVSLVTIVFIWILVPETKGRTLEEIQASLVRFS; via the exons ATGGAATCTGCAAGTCTGCTGGATAAGCAAGAAGAAGCAAGAACAACTCCTTCTTCCTTCACTCATGGTGTTCTTCTCAGTACTTCCGTTGCTGTCGCTGGATCCTTCTGTTATGGCTGTGCC ATGTCGTATACATCGCCTGCTCAATCCAAAATCATGGAAGAACTGGGACTTTCTGTGGCTGAT TATTCGTTTTTCACTTCGCTAATGACATTGGGAGGAATGATTACGGCCGCGGTTAGCGGAAAAATCGCTGCGCTCATTGGTCGTCGACGA ACAATGTGGATCTCAGATGTTTGCTGCCTCTTTGGCTGGCTCGCTGTAGCGTTTGCACAT GACGTTATGCTGCTAAATATTGGACGACTCTTCTTGGGTTTCGGAGTTGGTCTCATTAGTTATGTG GTTCCTGTGTATATAGCAGAGATTACACCCAAAACATTTCGTGGTGGATTCAGTTTTACTAATCAG cttctacaATGTCTTGGGATTTCGCTGATGTTCTTCACTGGGAACTTTTTCCGTTGGCGAACATTAGCTCTTTTAA GTGCAATTCCATGCGCTGTGCAGCTGATAGGTTTATTTTTCATCCCTGAATCTCCAAGATGGCTG GCTATGTATGGTCGAGATCAAGAGCTTGAAGTTACCTTGACGAGACTAAGGGGAGAAAATTTTGATGTTctcgaagaagcagaagaaatcAGAGAAACAGTGGAAATCTCCCGAAGAGAGTCTCAAAGTGGAATAAAAGATTTGTTTCACGTGAGAAACGCACAACCGTTGATA ATAGGATTGGGACTAATGCTTATGCAACAATTTAGTGGGAGTGCGGCGATAAGTGCATACGCTGCTAGTATTTTTGACAAAGCTg GTTTCCCAATCAACATTGGAACAACAATCCTCGCAGCTGTTCTG GTACCACAGTCTATAGTTGTCATATTAACCGTTGATCGATGGGGACGCCGACCACTTCTTCTG ttgTCTTCTACTGGAGTGTGCATATGTTCATTTTTAATCGGCCTATCTTACTATCTTCAG AAGCCTGGTGAAGTTCAGACGATTTGTTCCGTTTTGTTAATCGTCGGTATAATA GGTCATGTCTCATTCTTTTGCATTGGTCTAGGTGGATTACCATGGGTAATAATGTCAGAG ATATTCCCGGTTAATGTGAAAATTACTGCCGGTAGCCTTGTTACGGTGTCAAGCTGGTTTTTCAGTTGGGTCATCATTTATAGTTTCAATTTCATGATGCAATGGAGCGCTTCAG gaacatattttacattttctggAGTTTCTTTGGTGACGATTGTATTCATATGGATTTTGGTGCCTGAGACAAAAGGTCGAACACTGGAAGAGATTCAAGCATCACTAGTCCGATTTTCATAA
- the LOC106346301 gene encoding E4 SUMO-protein ligase PIAL1 produces MNPQSSRLSDHTDVNSNEFHAYLLSLATRIDAAIWNNEVPGNTQELASTLNQVGQCKCSDQTKAVIMTLLMSVKSACELGWFPQRESQQLLVLVYSMLTTFTDSENVPSSPTPNGSFSLIPQVMERFYPFLKLGHILVSSEADAESFALVKPFHISKNIVEHSPRPRPGLFVFRTDDISNSSCIIHPQEVSFSLNGRGVDKRHISSMDSRPQRPTNLYNMLVDGANLLQTLGSFGGSYFIVIALLHDIPPPVYPSLKDYVNESDSACDIPKEGPSRISLSCPISRKRIKLPVKGHACKHLQCFDYWNYIKINTRVPFWCCPHCYQFVCYTDIRLDQTMIKILEEVGSNVTDVVISPDGSWKVVTENDENVEATNHHGDTSSSQNLSPTVLDLTRDDNEMETSGNSLIPMVNQSSDSVEALPQTLNVNNDGQQQFPVSSAREVIHMPFLPTSLPQDRVAANTGGPHIPMPGAHSSQYQGLHVSSLGLSLGRDSDLMERWNHHNYGNCIPQTQFHLPTRSLSPVQERPIPSSFTSPQTLAFNYGGTSDQRHMQRHNPGGAGEQLSSREFMNMTPDNSANRPQQIRMMRGSITPGSTRYDHLIIRPTQRPVQSQSQAQTLPPPQPTAYSHVPVQSQAQTFLANPSYPVGTNETQAGSSLLPLEEDVAPLGSFWSVPRET; encoded by the exons ATGAATCCTCAGAGTTCTAG GTTGAGCGATCACACAGACGTCAACAGCAACGAGTTTCACGCTTACCTCTTGTCTCTGGCTAC ACGAATCGACGCAGCTATTTGGAATAATGAAGTTCCAGGGAACACTCAAGAGCTTGCTTCAACCCTCAATCAA GTGGGTCAATGTAAATGTAGTGATCAAACGAAGGCAGTGATCATGACGCTGTTGATGTCAGTTAAG AGTGCTTGTGAGCTAGGATGGTTCCCTCAGAGAGAATCTCAACAACTGTTGGTTCTTGTATACTCC ATGTTGACGACTTTCACCGATTCTGAAAACGTCCCCTCTAGTCCAACTCCTAACGGTTCCTTCAGTCTAATTCCTCAGGTCATGGAGAG GTTCTATCCATTTTTGAAGCTGGGGCATATTCTTGTTTCTTCTGAAGCAGAT GCAGAATCATTCGCTTTGGTGAAGCCTTTCCATATTTCAAAGAACATTGTGGAACATTCTCCTAGACCTAGACCA GGACTATTTGTTTTCCGGACAGATGACATAAGCAACTCTAGTTGTATTATACATCCTCAAGAAGTCAG CTTCTCATTGAATGGAAGAGGCGTTGACAAGAGACATATCAGCTCAATG GATTCAAGGCCGCAGCGTCCAACAAATCTTTATAACATGCTCGTAGACGGGGCAAATCTTCTGCAAACGTTAGGCAGTTTTGGAG GTAGTTACTTCATTGTTATTGCCTTGCTCCATGACATACCACCCCCTGTCTACCCCTCCCTGAAAGATTATGTCAATGAATCAGATTCAG CTTGTGACATACCTAAGGAGGGCCCATCAAGAATATCTCTCAGCTGTCCTATAAG CCGCAAGCGTATCAAACTTCCTGTGAAGGGTCATGCCTGCAAGCATCTTCAG tgTTTTGATTACTGGAactatatcaaaataaatacgAGGGTACCATTCTGGTGCTGCCCACATTGCTATCAGTTTGTCTGCTATACTGACATCCGTTTAGATCAAACCATGATAAAG ATTCTAGAAGAGGTGGGAAGTAATGTGACAGACGTGGTTATTTCTCCTGATGGATCATGGAAGGTTGTAACGGAGAACGATGAGAATGTGGAAGCTACTAATCATCACGGAGACACCAGCAGTTCCCAGAACTTGAGTCCAACTGTTTTGGATCTTACAAGAGATGATAATGAAATGGAAACATCCGGAAACAGTCTGATTCCTATGGTTAACCAGTCTTCTGATTCAGTGGAGGCACTGCCACAAACTTTGAATGTTAATAATGATGGGCAGCAACAGTTTCCAGTGTCATCGGCAAGAGAAGTCATACACATGCCATTCTTACCAACCTCATTGCCGCAAGATAGAGTAGCTGCAAATACAGGAGGCCCTCACATACCTATGCCTGGTGCTCACTCTTCTCAATATCAAGGGTTACATGTTTCTTCCCTTGGACTTTCTCTTGGAAGAGACTCTGATTTGATGGAGAGGTGGAACCACCACAACTATGGAAACTGCATACCTCAAACTCAGTTTCATCTTCCCACAAGGAGCTTGTCACCTGTGCAGGAAAGACCAATCCCATCTTCCTTTACGTCTCCTCAAACTTTAGCTTTCAACTATGGAGGGACCTCCGACCAGAGACACATGCAAAGACATAATCCTGGTGGGGCTGGGGAACAGTTGTCATCACGTGAGTTCATGAACATGACTCCTGATAACTCTGCGAATAGGCCACAACAGATCCGGATGATGCGAGGCAGCATAACTCCCGGTTCCACAAGGTATGACCACCTGATCATTCGACCTACCCAGCGGCCGGTACAGTCACAATCACAAGCTCAAACACTTCCTCCACCTCAGCCAACAGCTTACAGTCACGTCCCGGTTCAGTCACAAGCTCAAACGTTTTTGGCGAACCCAAGCTATCCTGTTGGTACTAATGAAACGCAAGCTGGGAGCAGTTTATTGCCCTTGGAGGAAGATGTTGCGCCACTCGGGTCGTTTTGGTCAGTGCCTCGTGAGACATGA
- the LOC125610152 gene encoding sugar transporter ERD6-like 2 isoform X2, translating into MTLGGMITAAVSGKIAALIGRRRTMWISDVCCLFGWLAVAFAHDVMLLNIGRLFLGFGVGLISYVVPVYIAEITPKTFRGGFSFTNQLLQCLGISLMFFTGNFFRWRTLALLSAIPCAVQLIGLFFIPESPRWLAMYGRDQELEVTLTRLRGENFDVLEEAEEIRETVEISRRESQSGIKDLFHVRNAQPLIIGLGLMLMQQFSGSAAISAYAASIFDKAGFPINIGTTILAAVLVPQSIVVILTVDRWGRRPLLLLSSTGVCICSFLIGLSYYLQKPGEVQTICSVLLIVGIIGHVSFFCIGLGGLPWVIMSEIFPVNVKITAGSLVTVSSWFFSWVIIYSFNFMMQWSASGTYFTFSGVSLVTIVFIWILVPETKGRTLEEIQASLVRFS; encoded by the exons ATGACATTGGGAGGAATGATTACGGCCGCGGTTAGCGGAAAAATCGCTGCGCTCATTGGTCGTCGACGA ACAATGTGGATCTCAGATGTTTGCTGCCTCTTTGGCTGGCTCGCTGTAGCGTTTGCACAT GACGTTATGCTGCTAAATATTGGACGACTCTTCTTGGGTTTCGGAGTTGGTCTCATTAGTTATGTG GTTCCTGTGTATATAGCAGAGATTACACCCAAAACATTTCGTGGTGGATTCAGTTTTACTAATCAG cttctacaATGTCTTGGGATTTCGCTGATGTTCTTCACTGGGAACTTTTTCCGTTGGCGAACATTAGCTCTTTTAA GTGCAATTCCATGCGCTGTGCAGCTGATAGGTTTATTTTTCATCCCTGAATCTCCAAGATGGCTG GCTATGTATGGTCGAGATCAAGAGCTTGAAGTTACCTTGACGAGACTAAGGGGAGAAAATTTTGATGTTctcgaagaagcagaagaaatcAGAGAAACAGTGGAAATCTCCCGAAGAGAGTCTCAAAGTGGAATAAAAGATTTGTTTCACGTGAGAAACGCACAACCGTTGATA ATAGGATTGGGACTAATGCTTATGCAACAATTTAGTGGGAGTGCGGCGATAAGTGCATACGCTGCTAGTATTTTTGACAAAGCTg GTTTCCCAATCAACATTGGAACAACAATCCTCGCAGCTGTTCTG GTACCACAGTCTATAGTTGTCATATTAACCGTTGATCGATGGGGACGCCGACCACTTCTTCTG ttgTCTTCTACTGGAGTGTGCATATGTTCATTTTTAATCGGCCTATCTTACTATCTTCAG AAGCCTGGTGAAGTTCAGACGATTTGTTCCGTTTTGTTAATCGTCGGTATAATA GGTCATGTCTCATTCTTTTGCATTGGTCTAGGTGGATTACCATGGGTAATAATGTCAGAG ATATTCCCGGTTAATGTGAAAATTACTGCCGGTAGCCTTGTTACGGTGTCAAGCTGGTTTTTCAGTTGGGTCATCATTTATAGTTTCAATTTCATGATGCAATGGAGCGCTTCAG gaacatattttacattttctggAGTTTCTTTGGTGACGATTGTATTCATATGGATTTTGGTGCCTGAGACAAAAGGTCGAACACTGGAAGAGATTCAAGCATCACTAGTCCGATTTTCATAA
- the LOC106351189 gene encoding uncharacterized protein LOC106351189 isoform X1, with protein MIVSSFAFYIGIMLKQVVGKYSIGKAIYGSNRAYLRPFLFQTNCGFHNGQTVLAPRSFFGVEDYVDDDTSRPYTYQKEKKSKNPDKHVSFKQRTVAYMEPFTLDVFISKRFVSASITHRVTCKQVAVAGTNSKDVKAVLRSRCDIPACMSIGRILSERAKEADVYTASYTPRDQDKFEGKIRAVVQSLIDNGIDVKIYLD; from the exons ATGATTGTTTCATCCTTTGCATTTTACATAG GTATAATGTTGAAGCAAGTGGTTGGCAAGTACTCGATAGGTAAAGCAATTTATGGAAGTAACAGAGCATATCTTAGACCTTTCTTGTTCCAAACCAATTGTGGATTTCACAATGGGCAG ACTGTACTTGCTCCGAGAAGCTTCTTTGGCGTAGAAGACTACGTGGACGATGATACAAGCCGACCATACACATACCAAAAGGAGAAAAAATCGAAGAATCCAGACAAACACGTCTCCTTCAAGCAACGGACAGTGGCGTACATGGAGCCATTCACACTCGACGTCTTCATCTCAAAACGTTTTGTATCCGCATCTATCACGCACCGTGTCACGTGCAAGCAAGTCGCGGTTGCGGGGACAAACTCAAAAGACGTAAAAGCGGTGTTGAGGTCAAGATGCGATATCCCAGCGTGTATGTCCATAGGGAGGATCTTGTCCGAACGAGCGAAAGAGGCTGATGTGTACACGGCTTCTTATACGCCTCGAGACCAAGACAAGTTTGAAGGGAAGATCAGAGCTGTTGTTCAGTCCCTTATTGACAATGGAATCGATGTCAAAATTTACCTGGATTAG